The proteins below come from a single Drosophila miranda strain MSH22 chromosome Y unlocalized genomic scaffold, D.miranda_PacBio2.1 Contig_Y1_pilon, whole genome shotgun sequence genomic window:
- the LOC117190006 gene encoding uncharacterized protein LOC117190006 produces MSNISLSSGTDSVGHMDRGSSSSLASSATVGTNTITSGISKECANYPVGSQSARPYVQLPGIHISNPPKYGPGNMQEIHAGKMAHNGKALTGRYNATPTYGFDNEQNYCLNSQQLPSPMPPPPYALARVSSTRNFELENHTPPACPGSGPIAMTNGTIQLRLRDGVRIDMTLDKAVRVLNQRSMVAVALSRNCSNSALIHPNGRILQSGAKVEIVSYDGMKGNNFVRYAKMWV; encoded by the exons ATGAGCAACATCTCGCTGTCCTCCGGCACGGACTCCGTGGGCCACATGGatcgcggcagcagctccagtctcGCTAGCAGCGCCACCGTTGGCACCAACACCATCACCAGCGGCATTTCCAAGGAGTGCGCCAATTACCCCGTCGGCAGTCAGTCGGCCCGTCCATACGTCCAACTGCCGGGCATACACATTTCCAACCCTCCCAAGTACGGGCCAGGGAATATGCAGGAAATACACGCTGGCAAAATGGCGCACAACGGCAAGGCACTCACAGGGCGCTacaatgccacgcccacctatgGCTTCGACAACGAGCAGAACTACTGCCTG AATTCCCAACAGTTGCCGTCTCCAATGCCCCCTCCACCATACGCCTTGGCACGCGTGAGCAGCACACGCAACTTCGAGCTCGAGAACCACACACCGCCGGCATGTCCCGGCTCTGGACCCATTGCCATGACGAACGGCACCATCCAGTTGCGCCTCCGCGATGGCGTGCG CATTGACATGACTCTGGACAAGGCGGTGCGCGTGCTCAATCAGCGCAGCATGGTGGCAGTTGCTCTATcacgcaactgcagcaactcGGCTTTGATCCACCCCAATGGACGCATCTTGCAGAGCGGCGCTAAAGTCGAAATAGTCAGCTACGACGGCATgaagggcaataactttgT TCGCTATGCCAAGATGTGGGTGTGA